One Kineococcus aurantiacus genomic window carries:
- a CDS encoding YbaK/EbsC family protein, whose protein sequence is MTDAHPVVPPAAQRAAGTLDLSPAAAHPELLPEVVRAALPDGAWVTAIDPGVADTAALVEAAGVPLDASANCVVVAGKREGAERVAACVVLAGTRADVNGAVKKLLEVRKASFLPVERAVTESGMEFGGITPVGLPAHWRVLVDTRVAATDWVLVGSGVRRSKLVVRGADLAALPNAEVVDIALAAG, encoded by the coding sequence GTGACGGACGCCCACCCCGTCGTCCCGCCCGCGGCCCAGCGCGCCGCGGGCACGCTGGACCTGTCCCCCGCCGCCGCTCACCCCGAACTGCTGCCGGAGGTCGTGCGGGCCGCGCTGCCCGACGGCGCGTGGGTCACCGCCATCGACCCCGGTGTGGCCGACACCGCCGCCCTCGTCGAGGCGGCCGGCGTGCCGCTGGACGCCTCGGCGAACTGCGTCGTCGTGGCCGGCAAGCGCGAGGGCGCCGAACGGGTCGCGGCCTGCGTGGTCCTGGCCGGCACCCGCGCCGACGTCAACGGGGCGGTGAAGAAGCTGCTGGAGGTCCGCAAGGCCTCGTTCCTGCCGGTGGAGCGGGCCGTGACCGAGTCCGGCATGGAGTTCGGCGGCATCACCCCCGTCGGGCTGCCGGCGCACTGGCGCGTGCTCGTCGACACCCGGGTCGCGGCCACCGACTGGGTGCTCGTCGGCTCCGGCGTGCGCCGCTCCAAGCTCGTCGTGCGCGGCGCGGACCTCGCGGCGCTGCCGAACGCCGAGGTCGTCGACATCGCGCTGGCCGCCGGGTGA
- the flgL gene encoding flagellar hook-associated protein FlgL, which produces MIGRVTQRSIALNSLTNLQNAQSRTAKLQEQLSSGKSLSKGSDDSVRAAAALRLNDQIAGNDANTRNIADARAWNTTQEEALTSVADRLSYVRDLAVRAGNATLDDKGRAAIVAEINEAKASILGSANAQYQGRAVFAGTRDTTQAYDPVTYASADNGAAVTRTISPGVDMTVNVNGGAVFGTAPNSLFDELTDLAAAVTANNGTAIGASLVGLDSRISKNATALATIGARDNQLDHAEEVNANQLQYLRTQLDDVEGVDMAKTYVEFNMQNVAYQAALQATAKTIQPTLLDFLR; this is translated from the coding sequence ATGATCGGCCGAGTGACCCAGCGCAGCATCGCGCTCAACTCCCTGACCAACCTGCAGAACGCGCAGTCGCGCACCGCGAAGCTGCAGGAGCAGCTGTCCAGCGGCAAGTCCCTGTCCAAGGGCTCCGACGACTCGGTGCGGGCCGCGGCCGCGCTGCGCCTGAACGACCAGATCGCCGGCAACGACGCCAACACCCGCAACATCGCCGACGCGCGGGCGTGGAACACGACGCAGGAGGAGGCGCTCACGAGCGTCGCCGACCGGCTCAGCTACGTGCGCGACCTCGCGGTGCGCGCCGGCAACGCGACCCTGGACGACAAGGGCCGCGCGGCGATCGTCGCGGAGATCAACGAGGCGAAGGCGTCCATCCTGGGCTCGGCCAACGCCCAGTACCAGGGGCGCGCCGTCTTCGCCGGGACGAGGGACACCACCCAGGCCTACGACCCGGTGACGTACGCGTCCGCCGACAACGGCGCCGCGGTGACCCGGACGATCTCCCCCGGCGTGGACATGACCGTCAACGTCAACGGCGGCGCGGTCTTCGGCACCGCCCCGAACTCGCTGTTCGACGAGCTGACCGACCTGGCCGCGGCCGTCACGGCGAACAACGGCACGGCGATCGGCGCCAGCCTGGTGGGGCTGGACTCGCGGATCAGCAAGAACGCCACCGCGCTGGCGACGATCGGCGCGCGCGACAACCAGCTCGACCACGCCGAGGAGGTCAACGCCAACCAGCTGCAGTACCTGCGGACGCAGCTGGACGACGTCGAGGGCGTCGACATGGCCAAGACCTACGTCGAGTTCAACATGCAGAACGTCGCCTACCAGGCGGCCCTGCAGGCGACGGCCAAGACGATCCAGCCGACGCTGCTGGACTTCCTGCGCTGA
- the flgK gene encoding flagellar hook-associated protein FlgK: protein MSTFSGINNASRALGAAQRGMETTGQNIANVNTPGYSRQRVEQSASVLNQTGQFTQKHVPGDGVVVNGLTRVNDALATATARQDSANAQEQATAATVLSAAEAAIGDTGTTGLSKDLADLTSAWNSLVNAGTTGLEGAKSLVVTTSQSVAATISGMDQQLQGQYAQLGLQAETLVTQANTASANIARLNTSIRETLASGASANELLDQRDQYLNQLADLTGARTVARENGTVDVLVGNTFVVNGDFAHDMTVGYRASDGTTPGNPQLRRGDQLVVTVGNQTTAPVSGSLKATIDGANTTLAKQWDGLNTFTQKFAADVNAKYDSTGTRKFFTPAGGDTTITAHSLQVEASLVASPTALVDSPAGLSDRSVAKDVLATFGGSAGTKATWQANVTKLAASTQSANNRAELASQVSLKSSAVRDGVSGVNLDEEMTNLVAYQHAYSAAAKVLTTMDQALDALLNMVR from the coding sequence ATGAGCACCTTCTCCGGCATCAACAACGCTTCCCGCGCCCTCGGCGCCGCCCAGCGCGGCATGGAGACGACGGGGCAGAACATCGCCAACGTGAACACCCCGGGCTACTCCCGCCAGCGGGTCGAGCAGTCCGCGAGCGTCCTGAACCAGACGGGCCAGTTCACCCAGAAGCACGTCCCGGGCGACGGCGTCGTGGTCAACGGCCTGACCCGCGTCAACGACGCGCTGGCGACCGCGACCGCCCGCCAGGACTCGGCCAACGCCCAGGAGCAGGCCACCGCGGCGACCGTCCTGTCCGCGGCCGAGGCCGCGATCGGCGACACCGGCACCACGGGCCTGAGCAAGGACCTCGCCGACCTCACCTCGGCGTGGAACTCGCTGGTCAACGCCGGCACCACGGGTCTGGAGGGCGCGAAGTCCCTGGTCGTGACGACCAGCCAGAGCGTCGCCGCGACGATCAGCGGGATGGACCAGCAGCTCCAGGGCCAGTACGCCCAGCTGGGCCTGCAGGCGGAGACCCTGGTCACGCAGGCCAACACCGCGAGCGCCAACATCGCCCGGCTGAACACCTCGATCCGCGAGACGCTGGCCTCCGGCGCCTCGGCGAACGAGCTGCTGGACCAGCGCGACCAGTACCTCAACCAGCTGGCCGACCTGACCGGCGCCCGCACCGTCGCCCGCGAGAACGGCACCGTCGACGTCCTGGTGGGCAACACCTTCGTCGTGAACGGGGACTTCGCCCACGACATGACGGTCGGCTACCGGGCGAGCGACGGCACGACGCCGGGCAACCCGCAGCTGCGCAGGGGCGACCAGCTCGTCGTCACCGTCGGCAACCAGACCACGGCGCCGGTCTCGGGCTCGCTGAAGGCCACGATCGACGGGGCCAACACCACGCTGGCCAAGCAGTGGGACGGGCTGAACACGTTCACCCAGAAGTTCGCCGCCGACGTCAACGCCAAGTACGACTCCACGGGGACGCGGAAGTTCTTCACCCCCGCCGGCGGGGACACCACGATCACCGCCCACAGCCTGCAGGTGGAGGCGAGCCTCGTGGCCTCCCCCACCGCGCTGGTCGACAGCCCGGCCGGCCTGTCCGACCGCAGCGTCGCCAAGGACGTCCTGGCGACCTTCGGCGGCAGCGCGGGCACCAAGGCGACCTGGCAGGCGAACGTGACCAAGCTGGCGGCCTCGACCCAGTCGGCGAACAACCGCGCCGAGCTGGCCTCGCAGGTGTCGCTGAAGTCCAGCGCCGTCCGCGACGGCGTCTCGGGCGTCAACCTGGACGAGGAGATGACCAACCTCGTCGCCTACCAGCACGCGTACTCCGCGGCGGCCAAGGTCCTCACCACCATGGACCAGGCGCTCGACGCGCTGCTGAACATGGTCCGCTGA
- the flgN gene encoding flagellar export chaperone FlgN translates to MGLAEVSGILWKERELLELLLFKLEEEQLVLASGRTRWLAHATREVEFVMEQIRSTELLRAVEVDAIAADLGLEPGPSLNAIAEAAPEPWGQLFTSHRDAFLTLTSEIQDLADANRDLLKAGSRALRETLLGLDQPLDTYTARGKNTTASTGGSRAHFVDEAL, encoded by the coding sequence ATGGGACTCGCCGAGGTCTCCGGCATCCTCTGGAAGGAGCGGGAGCTGCTGGAGCTGCTCCTGTTCAAGCTCGAGGAGGAGCAGCTCGTGCTGGCCAGCGGCCGCACGCGCTGGTTGGCGCACGCGACCCGGGAGGTCGAGTTCGTCATGGAGCAGATCCGCTCCACGGAGCTCCTGCGGGCCGTCGAGGTCGACGCCATCGCCGCCGACCTCGGGCTGGAGCCCGGGCCGAGCCTGAACGCGATCGCCGAGGCCGCCCCCGAACCGTGGGGGCAGCTGTTCACGTCGCACCGCGACGCCTTCCTGACCCTGACCTCGGAGATCCAGGACCTGGCCGACGCCAACCGGGACCTGCTCAAGGCCGGGTCCCGCGCCCTGCGCGAGACCCTCCTGGGGCTGGACCAGCCCCTGGACACCTACACCGCCCGGGGCAAGAACACGACTGCGTCGACCGGCGGGTCCCGCGCCCACTTCGTCGACGAAGCCCTCTGA
- a CDS encoding flagellar assembly protein FliW — translation MTDLSVTTRAIEFVAPLMGFAEQTTFHLLPLDEEGTLSSLRAADGSGVRLVVVAPGRFFPDYAPRVDDEVVHALDLQDASEAVVLNVVNIGDDPATATVNLLAPIVVNQRTLRAAQVVLAGTELPLRAPLLVA, via the coding sequence ATGACCGACCTGTCCGTGACCACCCGCGCGATCGAGTTCGTCGCCCCCCTCATGGGCTTCGCCGAGCAGACGACGTTCCACCTCCTCCCGCTGGACGAGGAGGGGACGCTGTCGTCGCTGCGGGCGGCCGACGGCAGCGGGGTGCGGCTGGTGGTGGTGGCCCCGGGCCGCTTCTTCCCCGACTACGCCCCGCGGGTCGACGACGAGGTCGTCCACGCCCTGGACCTGCAGGACGCCTCCGAGGCCGTGGTGCTCAACGTCGTGAACATCGGGGACGACCCGGCCACGGCGACGGTGAACCTGCTGGCCCCGATCGTGGTGAACCAGCGCACGCTGCGGGCGGCCCAGGTCGTCCTGGCGGGCACCGAGCTGCCGCTGCGGGCGCCGCTGCTGGTGGCCTGA
- a CDS encoding flagellin produces the protein MGLRINTNTAALNSYRNLQATDKALNSSLEKLSSGLRINRAADDAAGLVVSEGLRAQIGGLSTAARNAQDGVNYVQIADGALSTVGDMLTRMRDLAVQASNVTADTDARTAANKEFEALRTQIDNIGSQTKFGGTGIFNGAAGATFQVGANQGETIVISSITLSNTAGGIAGGTLSSSSLTTMALASAAIGEINDAITKVASSRADLGAVQNRFQHVINNLNVSIENLSASQSAIRDTDMAQEMTKFTRSQILSQAGTSMLAQANSASQNVLSLLRG, from the coding sequence ATGGGTCTTCGCATCAACACCAACACCGCGGCGCTGAACAGCTACCGCAACCTGCAGGCGACCGACAAGGCGCTGAACTCCTCCCTGGAGAAGCTGTCCTCGGGTCTGCGCATCAACCGCGCCGCCGACGACGCGGCCGGCCTGGTGGTCTCCGAGGGTCTGCGTGCGCAGATCGGTGGCCTGAGCACCGCGGCGCGCAACGCGCAGGACGGTGTCAACTACGTGCAGATCGCCGACGGCGCGCTGTCGACCGTGGGTGACATGCTGACCCGCATGCGCGACCTGGCCGTGCAGGCCTCCAACGTCACCGCCGACACCGACGCCCGCACCGCCGCGAACAAGGAGTTCGAGGCGCTGCGCACCCAGATCGACAACATCGGCTCGCAGACGAAGTTCGGCGGCACGGGGATCTTCAACGGTGCGGCCGGGGCGACCTTCCAGGTCGGCGCGAACCAGGGCGAGACCATCGTCATCAGCTCGATCACCCTGAGCAACACCGCGGGCGGCATCGCCGGCGGCACCCTGAGCTCCAGCAGCCTGACCACCATGGCGCTGGCCTCTGCCGCGATCGGGGAGATCAACGACGCGATCACGAAGGTCGCCTCCTCCCGCGCGGACCTGGGTGCGGTGCAGAACCGGTTCCAGCACGTCATCAACAACCTGAACGTGTCGATCGAGAACCTGTCGGCGTCGCAGTCGGCGATCCGCGACACCGACATGGCGCAGGAGATGACGAAGTTCACCCGCAGCCAGATCCTGTCCCAGGCCGGGACGAGCATGCTGGCCCAGGCCAACTCCGCCTCGCAGAACGTCCTCTCGCTCCTGCGCGGCTGA
- a CDS encoding flagellin, whose product MGLRINTNTAALNSYRNLQATDKALNSSLEKLSSGLRINRAADDAAGLVVSEGLRAQIGGLSTAARNAQDGVNYVQIADGALSTVGDMLTRMRDLAVQASNVTTDDTARTAVQKEFTALQDQITAIGSQTKFGGTPLFNNGAAGATFQVGANQGETIVVSAITLNGGSNDGVAGGSIAGLDLSSMAGASLAIGKINDAITKVASSRADLGAVQNRFQHVINNLNVSIENLSASQSAIRDTDMAQEMTKFTRSQILSQAGTSMLAQANSASQNVLSLLRG is encoded by the coding sequence ATGGGTCTTCGCATCAACACCAACACCGCGGCGCTGAACAGCTACCGCAACTTGCAGGCGACCGACAAGGCGCTGAACTCCTCCCTGGAGAAGCTGTCCTCGGGTCTGCGCATCAACCGCGCCGCCGACGACGCGGCCGGCCTGGTGGTCTCCGAGGGTCTGCGTGCGCAGATCGGTGGTCTGTCGACCGCGGCGCGCAACGCGCAGGACGGTGTCAACTACGTGCAGATCGCCGACGGCGCGCTGTCGACCGTGGGTGACATGCTGACCCGCATGCGCGACCTGGCCGTGCAGGCCTCCAACGTCACCACCGACGACACCGCCCGCACCGCGGTGCAGAAGGAGTTCACCGCCCTGCAGGACCAGATCACCGCGATCGGTTCGCAGACGAAGTTCGGTGGTACCCCTCTCTTCAACAACGGTGCGGCCGGGGCGACCTTCCAGGTCGGCGCGAACCAGGGCGAGACCATCGTCGTCAGCGCGATCACCCTCAACGGCGGCAGCAACGACGGCGTCGCGGGCGGCAGCATCGCCGGCCTCGACCTCAGCAGCATGGCCGGTGCGTCGCTGGCCATCGGCAAGATCAACGACGCGATCACGAAGGTCGCCTCCTCCCGCGCGGACCTGGGTGCGGTGCAGAACCGGTTCCAGCACGTCATCAACAACCTGAACGTGTCGATCGAGAACCTGTCGGCGTCGCAGTCGGCGATCCGCGACACCGACATGGCGCAGGAGATGACGAAGTTCACCCGCAGCCAGATCCTGTCCCAGGCCGGGACGAGCATGCTGGCCCAGGCCAACTCCGCCTCGCAGAACGTCCTCTCGCTCCTGCGCGGCTGA
- a CDS encoding flagellin: MGLRINTNTAALNSYRNLQATDKALNSSLEKLSSGLRINRAADDAAGLVVSEGLRAQIGGLSTAARNAQDGVNYVQIADGALSTVGDMLTRMRDLAVQASNVTTDDTARTAANKEFKALAQQINDIGSQTKFGTTALFNGTAGSTFQVGANGGETLVVAAIALTSADVAGTNVNGGDLTSMANASTAIGTINTAITNIAAKRADLGAAQNRFQHIINNLNVSIENLSASQSAIRDTDMAQEMTKFTRSQILSQAGTSMLAQANSASQNVLSLLRG, translated from the coding sequence ATGGGTCTTCGCATCAACACCAACACCGCGGCGCTGAACAGCTACCGCAACCTGCAGGCGACCGACAAGGCGCTGAACTCCTCCCTGGAGAAGCTGTCCTCGGGTCTGCGCATCAACCGCGCCGCCGACGACGCGGCCGGCCTGGTGGTCTCCGAGGGTCTGCGTGCGCAGATCGGTGGCCTGAGCACCGCGGCGCGCAACGCGCAGGACGGTGTCAACTACGTGCAGATCGCCGACGGCGCGCTGTCGACCGTGGGTGACATGCTGACCCGCATGCGCGACCTGGCCGTGCAGGCCTCCAACGTCACCACCGACGACACCGCCCGCACCGCCGCGAACAAGGAGTTCAAGGCGCTGGCCCAGCAGATCAACGACATCGGGTCGCAGACGAAGTTCGGCACGACGGCCCTGTTCAACGGCACCGCGGGTTCCACCTTCCAGGTGGGAGCCAACGGTGGTGAGACCCTCGTCGTCGCCGCCATCGCGCTGACTTCCGCCGATGTCGCCGGGACGAACGTCAACGGTGGCGACCTGACGAGCATGGCCAACGCGTCCACCGCGATCGGCACCATCAACACCGCGATCACGAACATCGCCGCGAAGCGTGCGGACCTGGGTGCGGCGCAGAACCGGTTCCAGCACATCATCAACAACCTGAACGTGTCGATCGAGAACCTGTCGGCGTCGCAGTCGGCGATCCGCGACACCGACATGGCGCAGGAGATGACGAAGTTCACCCGCAGCCAGATCCTGTCCCAGGCCGGGACGAGCATGCTGGCCCAGGCCAACTCCGCCTCGCAGAACGTCCTCTCGCTCCTGCGCGGCTGA
- the fliW gene encoding flagellar assembly protein FliW produces MSIASETTPKIEFVTPLMGFDEHTRFELEPLDEDGLFLTMRSTSDPDLRLVLADPQPFYPDYDAVIDPDTAKALQIEKEEDGAVLAIVNLAEGMEKATMNLFAPIVVNPKAHRAVQAMLYGEDHPLDAPLPPKGN; encoded by the coding sequence GTGAGCATCGCCTCCGAAACCACCCCGAAGATCGAGTTCGTCACTCCGCTCATGGGCTTCGACGAGCACACCCGCTTCGAGCTCGAGCCCCTCGACGAGGACGGACTCTTCCTCACCATGCGGTCGACGTCCGACCCGGACCTGCGCCTGGTCCTGGCCGACCCGCAGCCGTTCTACCCCGACTACGACGCCGTGATCGACCCCGACACGGCCAAGGCCCTCCAGATCGAGAAGGAGGAGGACGGGGCCGTCCTGGCCATCGTCAACCTCGCCGAGGGCATGGAGAAGGCGACCATGAACCTCTTCGCCCCCATCGTGGTCAACCCCAAGGCCCACCGCGCCGTCCAGGCCATGCTCTACGGCGAGGACCACCCGCTGGACGCCCCGCTGCCGCCCAAGGGGAACTAG
- a CDS encoding SRPBCC family protein, with protein sequence MIHARGTRPAGQAWEDYARPARWPSWSPQVRRVRASAERIAPGVTGTVNFVPFTVTAVDEAAMTWSWRVAGIDLQHAVRATPGGCLTTFEGPLPYLPFAWPALRRLVSGRRQEPGDRLHG encoded by the coding sequence GTGATCCACGCCCGCGGGACCCGGCCGGCGGGGCAGGCGTGGGAGGACTACGCCCGCCCCGCCCGCTGGCCGTCCTGGTCCCCGCAGGTCCGGCGCGTGCGGGCCTCGGCGGAGCGGATCGCCCCCGGCGTCACCGGGACGGTGAACTTCGTCCCCTTCACGGTGACCGCCGTCGACGAGGCGGCCATGACCTGGTCGTGGCGCGTCGCCGGGATCGACCTGCAACACGCCGTCCGGGCCACCCCCGGCGGGTGCCTCACGACCTTCGAGGGCCCGCTGCCCTACCTGCCGTTCGCGTGGCCGGCGCTGCGGCGGCTGGTCTCAGGACGCCGACAGGAGCCGGGAGACCGCCTGCACGGGTGA
- a CDS encoding YbhB/YbcL family Raf kinase inhibitor-like protein encodes MNLERPVAPDPYSLLPAVPAFALHSSDVTSGEQMDERHAGGNVSPQLSWDGFPEGTRSFLVNCFDPDAPTPAGFWHWTLVDVPVSVTSLERGAAAPQGALALDNDMGSPDFTGAAPPPGDRPHRYVFAVHALDVESLGLPAGATPTVAAFMSLGHVLARATLSPVYSR; translated from the coding sequence GTGAACCTCGAACGCCCCGTGGCCCCCGACCCCTACTCCCTGCTGCCGGCGGTCCCCGCCTTCGCCCTGCACTCCTCCGACGTCACCTCGGGTGAGCAGATGGACGAGCGGCACGCCGGCGGGAACGTCTCCCCCCAGCTGAGCTGGGACGGCTTCCCCGAGGGCACCAGGAGCTTCCTGGTCAACTGCTTCGACCCCGACGCACCGACGCCCGCGGGGTTCTGGCACTGGACCCTCGTCGACGTCCCGGTCTCGGTGACGAGCCTGGAGCGGGGCGCGGCGGCGCCGCAGGGCGCGCTGGCGCTGGACAACGACATGGGCTCGCCCGACTTCACGGGCGCGGCCCCGCCGCCCGGGGACCGCCCGCACCGGTACGTCTTCGCCGTCCACGCCCTCGACGTGGAGTCCCTCGGCCTGCCCGCGGGGGCGACGCCGACGGTCGCGGCCTTCATGTCGCTGGGTCACGTCCTCGCCCGGGCCACCCTGAGCCCCGTCTACTCCCGGTGA
- a CDS encoding FliA/WhiG family RNA polymerase sigma factor: MTADTASATRELPVIELSAAERHALVEKHLPLVGYITSEFIGRLPSHVSRDDLTSAGLMALFQASRAYDPTTGVPFNRYANTRIRGAILDDLRGADWASRGVRSRQRKLNRTEDELTAELGRTPTAAELAATLGVSEKELAETRDEAQRSMVLSMQGFTAEGASLDDHLPTQIPSPEQELLHRERLGYLRSAVAVLPERLRHVVEGYFVQERPMAELAEELGVSESRISQMRAEALTLLRDGMNTHLSPEMVAARGGASSAAVKRKESYFAAVGAHSDFKARLALSAFASAGVVAPLHRSA, translated from the coding sequence GTGACCGCAGACACCGCCTCCGCCACCCGGGAGCTCCCCGTGATCGAGCTCTCCGCCGCTGAGCGCCACGCGCTCGTGGAGAAGCACCTGCCCCTCGTCGGCTACATCACCAGCGAGTTCATCGGTCGTCTGCCGTCGCACGTCAGCCGCGACGACCTCACCTCGGCCGGGCTGATGGCGCTGTTCCAGGCGTCGCGGGCCTACGACCCCACCACCGGCGTCCCCTTCAACCGCTACGCCAACACCCGCATCCGCGGCGCCATCCTCGACGACCTGCGGGGAGCGGACTGGGCCTCGCGCGGCGTCCGCAGCCGGCAGCGCAAGCTGAACCGGACCGAGGACGAGCTGACCGCGGAGCTCGGCCGCACCCCCACCGCCGCCGAGCTGGCCGCCACCCTCGGCGTCTCGGAGAAGGAGCTGGCCGAGACCCGCGACGAGGCGCAGCGCTCGATGGTGCTGTCGATGCAGGGCTTCACGGCCGAGGGCGCGTCCCTGGACGACCACCTGCCCACCCAGATCCCCAGCCCCGAGCAGGAGCTGCTGCACCGCGAGCGGCTGGGCTACCTGCGCTCGGCCGTCGCCGTGCTGCCCGAGCGCCTGCGGCACGTCGTCGAGGGCTACTTCGTCCAGGAGCGGCCCATGGCCGAGCTCGCCGAGGAGCTCGGGGTCTCCGAGTCGCGCATCTCCCAGATGCGCGCCGAGGCGCTGACGCTGCTGCGCGACGGCATGAACACCCACCTGTCCCCGGAGATGGTGGCCGCCCGCGGCGGCGCGTCCTCCGCGGCGGTCAAGCGCAAGGAGTCCTACTTCGCCGCCGTCGGCGCCCACTCCGACTTCAAGGCGCGGCTGGCGCTGTCCGCCTTCGCCTCGGCCGGCGTCGTCGCGCCGCTGCACCGCTCCGCCTGA
- a CDS encoding NAD(P)H-dependent glycerol-3-phosphate dehydrogenase has product MHVAVLGAGSWGTAVAGVLAHRADSVGLWCRREELAAQVRATGSNEAYLPGVPLSPRIAAGSEFAAVVAGASFVVLAVPLQQLRSRLSQWAGEFPAVPVVNLAKGVEAATGEFGTEIVREVLDVPHVLALSGPNLAAEIARGQPAATVVAGTDLAVAQEVAEAFTTPVFHAHAVTDVVGVDVAGAFKNVVALAVGMVEGAGLGANARAAVLTLGLSEMAALGCRLGASTSTFLGLAGAGDLVATSTSSLSRNHRVGVALGEGLPLPAAVQRAGGTAEGVATAPALLRRDADLPFVRDVVAVLEGDVSPVQAVSRLLSAS; this is encoded by the coding sequence GTGCACGTCGCCGTCCTGGGAGCCGGGTCGTGGGGCACGGCCGTGGCCGGGGTCCTGGCCCACCGCGCCGACAGCGTGGGGTTGTGGTGCCGGCGGGAGGAACTGGCCGCGCAGGTCCGCGCGACGGGTTCCAACGAGGCCTACCTGCCGGGCGTCCCGCTCTCACCGCGCATCGCGGCCGGTTCGGAGTTCGCGGCCGTGGTGGCCGGTGCCTCCTTCGTCGTCCTGGCGGTCCCGTTGCAGCAGTTGCGGTCCCGGCTCTCGCAGTGGGCCGGGGAGTTCCCCGCGGTGCCCGTCGTGAACCTCGCCAAGGGCGTCGAGGCGGCCACGGGCGAGTTCGGCACCGAGATCGTGCGGGAGGTCCTCGACGTCCCGCACGTGCTGGCCCTGTCGGGGCCGAACCTGGCCGCCGAGATCGCCCGCGGGCAGCCCGCGGCGACCGTCGTGGCGGGGACCGACCTCGCGGTGGCGCAGGAGGTGGCCGAGGCCTTCACGACCCCGGTGTTCCACGCGCACGCGGTGACCGACGTCGTCGGGGTGGACGTCGCGGGGGCGTTCAAGAACGTCGTGGCGCTGGCCGTCGGGATGGTCGAGGGGGCGGGGCTGGGCGCGAACGCGCGCGCCGCGGTCCTGACGCTGGGCCTGAGCGAGATGGCCGCGCTGGGGTGCCGGCTGGGAGCCTCGACCTCGACGTTCCTCGGGCTGGCCGGGGCTGGGGACCTCGTCGCGACGAGCACGTCGTCGCTCTCGCGCAACCACCGGGTCGGGGTGGCGCTGGGGGAGGGGCTGCCGCTGCCGGCGGCGGTCCAGCGGGCCGGCGGCACCGCCGAGGGGGTCGCGACGGCTCCGGCGCTGCTGCGGCGCGACGCCGACCTGCCGTTCGTGCGCGACGTCGTGGCCGTGCTGGAGGGGGACGTCTCACCCGTGCAGGCGGTCTCCCGGCTCCTGTCGGCGTCCTGA
- a CDS encoding TrmH family RNA methyltransferase has protein sequence MPTIDLQDLHDPAHASFLRDYTSLRDVQLRTRREPAEGLFLAESAEVIRRALEAGYVPRSFLLSPHRHAELADVLPADVPVFVAPPAAVEELTGVDLHRGALGSFVRPAPRTVEDLLAALPPGPARLVVLEDVADATNVGAVVRSVAAFGVDGVVVSPRCADPLYRRAVRVSMGTVLHLPWARARSWPGDLDLLRGAGFTVAALALSDDSVALGEFEVPERLAFLLGTEGDGLSRRALAAADVVVRIPMDPRVDSLNVAAAGAVALWETRRA, from the coding sequence GTGCCGACGATCGACCTGCAGGACCTCCACGACCCGGCGCACGCCAGCTTCCTGCGCGACTACACCTCCCTGCGCGACGTGCAGCTGCGCACCCGCCGGGAACCGGCCGAGGGGTTGTTCCTGGCCGAGAGCGCCGAGGTCATCCGCCGGGCCCTGGAGGCCGGGTACGTCCCGCGCTCGTTCCTCCTCTCCCCGCACCGCCACGCCGAGCTCGCCGACGTCCTGCCCGCCGACGTGCCCGTGTTCGTCGCCCCGCCCGCGGCCGTGGAGGAGCTGACCGGCGTCGACCTGCACCGCGGGGCGCTGGGCTCGTTCGTGCGCCCGGCCCCCCGCACCGTCGAGGACCTGCTCGCGGCCCTGCCGCCCGGGCCGGCGCGCCTGGTGGTGCTGGAGGACGTCGCCGACGCCACGAACGTCGGCGCCGTCGTGCGCTCGGTCGCCGCGTTCGGCGTCGACGGGGTCGTCGTGTCCCCGCGCTGCGCCGACCCCCTCTACCGGCGCGCCGTGCGGGTGTCCATGGGCACCGTCCTGCACCTGCCGTGGGCCCGCGCCCGGTCCTGGCCCGGCGACCTGGACCTGCTGCGGGGCGCGGGGTTCACCGTCGCGGCCCTGGCGCTGTCGGACGACTCCGTGGCGCTGGGGGAGTTCGAGGTGCCCGAACGGCTCGCGTTCCTGCTGGGCACCGAGGGCGACGGGCTGAGCCGGCGCGCGCTCGCGGCCGCCGACGTCGTCGTGCGGATCCCGATGGACCCGCGGGTGGACAGCCTCAACGTGGCGGCCGCCGGCGCCGTCGCGCTGTGGGAGACGAGGCGGGCGTAG